The following proteins are encoded in a genomic region of Bacillus sp. FJAT-22090:
- a CDS encoding DUF951 domain-containing protein: MDSKKFQLNDIVEMKKQHPCGTNAWKIIRMGADIRIKCEGCQHSVMIPRKEFEKKMKKLLVQADTE; the protein is encoded by the coding sequence ATGGATAGTAAAAAATTTCAATTAAATGATATTGTCGAAATGAAAAAACAACATCCTTGTGGCACGAATGCGTGGAAAATCATTCGTATGGGGGCAGATATTCGTATAAAATGTGAAGGTTGTCAGCATAGTGTAATGATTCCACGAAAAGAATTTGAGAAAAAGATGAAAAAACTATTAGTGCAAGCTGATACGGAGTAA
- the ssb gene encoding single-stranded DNA-binding protein: MINRVVLVGRLTKDPELRYTPSGVAMARFTLAVNRTFSNQQGEREADFINCVVWRKQAENTANFLKKGSLAGVEGRIQTGSYEGQDGKRVYTTDVVADSVQFLEPRNSSSGDRSQGGQSFGGGQQQNPYPTYQQNQPMNQQNYTRVDEDPFANSSGPIEVSDDDLPF; this comes from the coding sequence ATGATTAACCGTGTCGTTTTAGTTGGAAGACTAACAAAAGATCCGGAACTTCGCTATACACCAAGTGGTGTTGCAATGGCAAGATTTACACTAGCTGTAAATCGAACATTCTCCAACCAACAGGGTGAAAGAGAAGCTGATTTTATCAACTGTGTCGTTTGGAGAAAGCAAGCGGAAAACACAGCTAACTTCTTGAAAAAGGGAAGTTTAGCAGGTGTTGAAGGGCGTATTCAAACAGGCAGTTATGAAGGACAAGATGGTAAACGTGTTTATACTACTGATGTTGTTGCAGACAGCGTACAGTTTTTAGAACCACGTAATAGTAGTTCTGGAGACCGTAGCCAAGGCGGACAATCGTTTGGTGGTGGACAACAGCAAAATCCATATCCGACATATCAGCAAAACCAACCAATGAATCAGCAAAATTATACACGTGTAGACGAAGATCCATTTGCAAACAGTAGCGGGCCAATCGAAGTATCGGATGACGATCTACCGTTTTAA
- a CDS encoding DUF554 domain-containing protein — MVLLGTIVNALLIIVGAIIGRFLRNIPENMKQTVMYAIGIAVVVLGIQMGLESTNFVLIIICLVFGGVIGEWIDIDKWLNKLGKYIEQKFGSKTAEGGSIAQGFVTGTLIFVIGAMGVLGALNSGLQNDHELLISKGIIDGFTSIILSATLGIGVLLSAIPVAVYQGAIALFATQITKLIPEAALELFIQEMTATGGIMIIAIGLNLLGLTKIRVANLLPSLVIVAIAVTFIYNF, encoded by the coding sequence ATGGTTTTACTAGGAACTATTGTTAATGCACTATTAATAATAGTGGGTGCAATAATAGGTAGGTTTTTAAGAAATATTCCTGAAAATATGAAGCAGACTGTAATGTATGCGATCGGGATAGCAGTAGTCGTTTTAGGGATTCAAATGGGCTTGGAGAGTACTAATTTTGTACTTATTATTATTTGTTTAGTATTCGGTGGAGTAATTGGAGAATGGATTGACATAGACAAATGGTTAAATAAATTAGGCAAATACATAGAACAAAAATTTGGGTCTAAAACTGCCGAGGGAGGCAGTATTGCACAAGGATTTGTTACTGGTACATTAATATTTGTCATCGGAGCAATGGGAGTACTTGGAGCATTAAATAGCGGACTTCAAAATGACCATGAATTGTTAATTAGTAAGGGAATAATAGATGGTTTTACATCTATTATACTTTCTGCAACACTAGGGATTGGTGTCTTACTCTCAGCCATTCCAGTAGCAGTATATCAAGGTGCAATTGCATTATTCGCTACTCAGATAACAAAATTAATTCCAGAAGCTGCACTTGAATTATTTATTCAAGAAATGACAGCAACTGGAGGGATAATGATTATAGCTATAGGATTAAATCTACTTGGATTAACAAAAATTAGAGTAGCAAATTTACTGCCTAGCTTAGTTATAGTTGCGATTGCTGTTACTTTTATTTATAATTTTTAA
- a CDS encoding ParA family protein, with translation MGRIIAIANQKGGVGKTTTSVNLSACLAYLGKKVLLVDIDPQGNASSGVGVNKGDVNQCIYDVLIDDVSVLETIQETKVENLHIVPATISLAGAEIELVSTISREVRLKRALQEVKDKYEYIIIDCPPSLGLLTINSLTASDAIIIPVQCEFYALEGLSQLLSTIRLVQKHLNKNLEIDGVLLTMFDARTNLGIQVIEEVKKYFQEKVYKTIIPRNVRLSEAPSHGEPIIIYDPKSRGAEVYLDLAKEVIRNG, from the coding sequence GTGGGAAGAATTATTGCAATAGCCAATCAAAAAGGTGGTGTAGGAAAGACTACTACATCCGTAAACTTAAGTGCCTGCCTTGCTTATTTAGGAAAAAAGGTATTACTTGTCGATATTGATCCACAAGGAAATGCTTCTAGTGGAGTTGGGGTAAACAAAGGCGATGTAAATCAGTGTATATATGATGTATTAATAGATGACGTTAGCGTTTTAGAGACAATACAGGAAACAAAAGTGGAAAATTTACATATTGTTCCCGCTACTATATCTTTGGCAGGTGCAGAAATAGAGCTCGTTTCAACTATTTCAAGGGAAGTAAGATTAAAAAGAGCCCTACAAGAGGTAAAAGACAAATATGAATATATCATCATTGATTGTCCACCATCATTAGGGTTATTAACGATTAATTCTCTAACTGCCTCCGATGCTATTATTATTCCTGTTCAATGTGAGTTTTACGCATTAGAAGGGTTAAGCCAACTTTTAAGTACGATTAGACTAGTACAGAAACACTTAAATAAAAACTTAGAAATAGATGGAGTTCTATTGACTATGTTTGATGCACGAACAAATTTAGGTATTCAAGTAATTGAAGAAGTTAAAAAATACTTCCAAGAGAAAGTATACAAGACGATCATACCTAGAAATGTTCGATTGAGTGAAGCACCAAGTCACGGAGAACCGATAATAATTTATGATCCAAAGTCTCGGGGAGCAGAAGTATACTTAGATTTAGCGAAGGAAGTGATTCGTAATGGCTAA
- the yyaC gene encoding spore protease YyaC has product MNFQAAEIKESSTINYKETGVVWKLSNFFLDQIPFEHPNLVFCCIGTDRSTGDALGPMTGSFLTQLSSFPFQIVGTLDNPLHALNIEEITQELLDSPSKPFIIAIDACLGNSGNIGQIIVHPGPLYPGKAVKKELPPIGEISIKAVVNIGGFMEYNVLQSTRLNITFEMGKVISRALLLAWHRYNLKIINKSNSNRNYN; this is encoded by the coding sequence ATGAATTTTCAAGCAGCAGAGATAAAAGAATCATCTACTATCAATTATAAAGAAACAGGCGTTGTATGGAAACTAAGCAACTTTTTCTTAGATCAAATACCTTTTGAACATCCAAACTTAGTTTTTTGTTGCATTGGAACTGATCGTTCAACAGGAGATGCACTCGGACCAATGACAGGCTCTTTCTTAACACAGCTTTCTTCTTTTCCTTTTCAGATTGTTGGAACACTCGACAATCCATTACACGCTTTAAATATTGAGGAAATAACACAAGAATTACTTGATTCCCCATCGAAACCTTTTATTATCGCCATTGATGCTTGTCTTGGCAATTCAGGGAACATCGGTCAAATAATTGTACATCCAGGTCCCTTATATCCAGGAAAAGCAGTTAAAAAAGAATTACCACCTATCGGTGAGATTTCCATTAAAGCAGTCGTAAATATTGGAGGCTTTATGGAATATAATGTACTACAAAGCACGCGTCTAAACATAACATTTGAAATGGGTAAAGTTATTTCACGCGCACTTTTACTCGCATGGCATAGATATAATTTAAAAATTATAAATAAAAGTAACAGCAATCGCAACTATAACTAA
- the rpsF gene encoding 30S ribosomal protein S6, translated as MRKYELMYIIQPTIEEDAKKALVERFNEILTSNGAEIIESKEWGKRRLAYEINDLREGYYQIVKANADSQAIDEYTRLANINEDIIRHIAVRIDDK; from the coding sequence ATGAGAAAGTACGAATTAATGTACATTATTCAACCAACAATTGAAGAAGATGCGAAGAAAGCTTTAGTTGAGCGTTTCAACGAAATCTTAACTTCAAATGGTGCAGAAATCATCGAATCAAAAGAGTGGGGCAAACGCCGCTTAGCTTATGAAATCAATGACTTACGTGAAGGTTACTACCAAATCGTTAAAGCAAACGCTGATTCTCAAGCAATCGATGAATACACTCGTTTAGCTAACATCAATGAAGACATTATCCGTCACATTGCTGTTCGTATCGACGATAAATAA
- a CDS encoding mechanosensitive ion channel family protein, with protein MNTEVSYTYLKKLILNEETWINLGLIALKVIFILIASAIVVRVGKRLLKRVFSVRERSPLAYSERRQNTLLKLLQNILAYAVYFTAILAVLSTFNINVAGLLAGAGILGLAVGFGAQSLVKDVITGFFIVFEDQFAVGDQVMIGQSTGVVLEIGLRTTKVKSYTGELHIIPNGNISEVINYSIYNSLALIDISISYESDIQSVENMIREFLQDLPSKYEELVKVPDLLGVQNVAATEVILRVVAETLPNQQHGVARNIRRDIKNYLDEKGIEIPYPKMVLYQSKKE; from the coding sequence ATGAACACAGAAGTATCATACACATATTTAAAAAAATTAATATTAAATGAAGAAACTTGGATAAATCTTGGATTAATAGCTTTGAAAGTAATCTTTATATTGATTGCTTCAGCTATTGTGGTGAGAGTTGGGAAGAGGCTCCTTAAGAGAGTGTTTTCCGTAAGAGAAAGAAGTCCATTAGCATATTCTGAACGTAGACAAAATACTTTATTGAAGTTGCTTCAAAATATACTAGCTTATGCCGTTTATTTTACGGCAATCTTAGCAGTATTATCGACCTTTAATATTAATGTAGCAGGATTATTAGCGGGGGCAGGTATTCTTGGTCTAGCAGTAGGGTTTGGTGCACAGAGTTTAGTAAAAGACGTTATCACAGGTTTTTTTATAGTATTTGAAGATCAGTTTGCTGTTGGTGATCAAGTGATGATTGGGCAATCTACAGGGGTAGTGCTAGAAATTGGCCTAAGAACAACGAAAGTAAAAAGTTATACAGGAGAATTGCATATTATTCCAAATGGGAATATTTCAGAAGTTATCAATTACTCCATTTATAATTCATTAGCTTTAATAGATATTAGCATCTCTTACGAATCCGATATTCAATCAGTAGAAAATATGATTAGAGAATTCTTACAAGATTTACCTAGTAAATACGAGGAGCTGGTAAAGGTTCCAGATTTACTTGGAGTGCAGAATGTGGCAGCAACCGAAGTAATATTAAGAGTTGTTGCAGAAACTCTACCTAATCAACAACATGGAGTTGCAAGAAATATCCGTAGAGATATAAAGAATTACCTCGATGAAAAGGGGATTGAAATTCCTTATCCAAAAATGGTTTTATACCAAAGTAAAAAAGAGTAG
- the ychF gene encoding redox-regulated ATPase YchF, whose translation MALTAGIVGLPNVGKSTLFNAITKAGALAANYPFATIDPNVGIVEVPDARLDKLTELVVPKKTVPTAFEFTDIAGIVAGASKGEGLGNKFLAHIREVDAICQVVRCFQDDNITHVSGKVDPIADIEVINLELILADLESVDKRLARVVKMAKQKDKDAMVEEPILTRLKEAFEEGKPGRSVDFTEEELRVVKGLHLLTIKPILYVANVSEDDIMAADENEYVQKVREFAAEEGAQVIVICAKIEEEMAALEDDEKSMFLEELGIEESGLDQLIKASYSLLGLATYFTAGVQEVRAWTFRKGMKAPQCAGVIHSDFEKGFIRAETVAYDDLVATGSMALAKEAGKVRLEGKEYVVQDGDVMLFRFNV comes from the coding sequence ATGGCATTAACTGCAGGAATCGTAGGATTACCGAACGTAGGAAAATCTACACTATTTAATGCAATAACAAAAGCAGGAGCACTTGCTGCAAACTATCCATTCGCTACAATTGATCCAAACGTAGGGATTGTTGAAGTTCCTGATGCTCGTTTAGATAAATTAACTGAATTAGTAGTACCAAAGAAAACTGTTCCAACGGCATTTGAATTTACAGATATTGCTGGAATTGTAGCTGGTGCAAGTAAAGGGGAAGGTCTTGGAAACAAGTTCTTAGCCCATATTAGAGAAGTAGATGCCATTTGCCAAGTAGTTCGTTGCTTCCAAGATGATAATATTACGCATGTTTCAGGAAAAGTAGACCCTATCGCGGATATTGAAGTTATTAATTTGGAATTAATTTTAGCAGACTTAGAAAGTGTTGATAAGCGTTTGGCACGAGTTGTTAAAATGGCGAAACAAAAAGATAAAGATGCAATGGTGGAAGAACCTATTTTAACACGTTTAAAAGAAGCTTTTGAAGAAGGAAAACCAGGTAGATCTGTTGATTTCACAGAAGAGGAACTTCGAGTTGTAAAGGGACTTCATCTATTAACGATAAAACCAATATTATACGTTGCCAATGTATCAGAAGACGATATTATGGCAGCAGATGAAAATGAATATGTACAAAAAGTGCGTGAATTTGCAGCAGAAGAAGGAGCACAAGTTATCGTTATTTGTGCAAAAATTGAAGAAGAAATGGCTGCTCTAGAGGATGATGAAAAATCTATGTTCCTAGAAGAGTTAGGTATTGAGGAATCTGGCTTAGATCAATTAATCAAAGCATCCTATTCACTTCTTGGCCTTGCTACATACTTCACTGCAGGTGTACAGGAAGTACGTGCTTGGACATTCCGTAAAGGTATGAAGGCTCCTCAATGTGCAGGAGTTATCCATTCGGATTTTGAAAAAGGGTTTATCCGTGCAGAAACAGTTGCTTACGATGATTTAGTTGCAACTGGCTCCATGGCATTAGCCAAAGAAGCAGGTAAGGTTCGTTTAGAAGGTAAAGAATATGTAGTACAAGATGGAGACGTAATGTTGTTCCGTTTTAACGTATAA
- a CDS encoding ParB/RepB/Spo0J family partition protein: MAKALGKGLNAFFPEEDLKAEKVDKISLDKIKPNPYQPRKIFDEEAMKDLSESIKEHGVLQPIILRKKGSKYEIVVGERRFRASELAGQDEIPAVIRELNDQQMMEIAILENLQREDLTPIEEAEAYQNLMENLNLTQEQLAFRLGKSRPHIANHIRLLSLPEEVRNAITNGELSMGHGKALLGLKKKKNIPLIMLKTLKENLNVRQLEALVQRLNENVPRETKPTVKKDIFTIEKESELREIFGTPVSIVKNKNKGKIEIEFFSEDDLERILQLLED; the protein is encoded by the coding sequence ATGGCTAAAGCATTGGGTAAAGGACTAAATGCATTTTTTCCAGAGGAAGATTTGAAAGCTGAAAAAGTAGATAAAATTAGTTTAGATAAAATTAAACCTAACCCATATCAACCAAGAAAAATTTTTGATGAAGAAGCAATGAAAGATCTTTCTGAATCCATAAAAGAACATGGTGTATTACAGCCAATCATCTTACGTAAAAAAGGCTCAAAATATGAAATTGTCGTTGGGGAAAGAAGATTTCGAGCGTCTGAACTAGCTGGTCAAGATGAAATACCTGCTGTCATTCGTGAATTAAATGATCAGCAAATGATGGAAATAGCAATATTAGAAAATCTACAAAGAGAAGATTTAACACCTATAGAAGAGGCAGAAGCCTATCAAAACTTAATGGAAAACCTAAATTTAACGCAGGAACAGCTTGCTTTTAGATTAGGTAAAAGCCGTCCTCATATCGCTAATCACATCAGATTGTTATCACTTCCTGAAGAGGTAAGAAATGCAATTACAAATGGTGAACTATCTATGGGACACGGTAAGGCGCTATTAGGATTAAAAAAGAAAAAGAATATTCCTTTAATCATGTTAAAAACATTAAAAGAAAATTTAAATGTTAGACAATTAGAAGCACTCGTACAACGCTTAAATGAGAATGTTCCACGTGAAACAAAACCTACTGTAAAAAAGGATATCTTTACTATTGAAAAAGAATCAGAATTAAGAGAAATATTCGGAACTCCAGTCTCTATTGTTAAAAACAAAAACAAAGGTAAAATAGAGATTGAATTTTTTTCTGAGGATGATTTAGAAAGAATATTACAACTATTAGAAGATTAA
- a CDS encoding DUF3267 domain-containing protein — protein MENKEDILTIIDTDLKKVAWFSLIITVLLSILGLVIYSWLHDGFNINFSIVDLLLFFLGYALLIVFHECFHLIGFWFFGKAPWSSMDYGVNLKLGIAYATTNLPIVNSAMKKALLLPFWMTGVLPMVLGYWVESPGLVLLGAWLVAGAAGDFAMYKELIKYPAHLLIKDDPAEPKLYVLNSKKSEQ, from the coding sequence ATGGAAAATAAAGAGGATATCTTAACCATTATTGATACCGATTTAAAAAAAGTTGCTTGGTTTAGTCTGATAATAACTGTACTCTTATCGATTTTAGGATTAGTTATTTATAGTTGGTTACACGATGGCTTCAACATAAATTTTTCAATTGTAGATTTACTATTATTTTTTTTAGGTTATGCGTTGTTAATTGTTTTCCATGAATGTTTTCATTTAATTGGTTTCTGGTTTTTCGGGAAAGCCCCATGGAGCAGTATGGATTACGGCGTCAATCTTAAACTGGGTATTGCCTATGCAACAACCAATTTACCTATTGTAAATAGTGCAATGAAAAAAGCATTATTACTTCCTTTTTGGATGACAGGAGTCCTTCCCATGGTTCTCGGATACTGGGTAGAATCACCAGGATTAGTCTTATTAGGAGCATGGTTAGTTGCAGGTGCTGCCGGAGACTTTGCTATGTATAAAGAATTAATAAAATATCCAGCTCATCTGCTTATAAAAGATGATCCTGCAGAGCCGAAGTTATACGTATTAAACAGCAAAAAATCAGAGCAGTAA